In Rahnella aquatilis CIP 78.65 = ATCC 33071, one DNA window encodes the following:
- a CDS encoding methyl-accepting chemotaxis protein has protein sequence MQFLKNITIRAALLTILGIFCVMWACVSLYTVTSLDTLTQNTKNSTELVNNMALINKGNDQYFRTVTRMSRAVAQLQADPSKGPEIFDSAKQSLNGLTQALASFKAAPHPGLEDASVQELITSWENLITQGVTPLFDAARSNNMESYNQLTNSTVPALSRSFGSSMEKVSGQIAVDFDAAQRQSTHLTSFSKVILLTAFGIGLVILLLTDRYLVMALVKPLDKIRDHFAVIASGDLTLYLDEFGKNCAGKLIPLLNEMQSSLVNTVQTIRNCTNHIYQGASEISAGNNDLSSRTEEQASALEETAASMEQLTATVKHNADNAHHASQLVMEASTTAQKGGNIVADVVSTMKDISGSSKKIAEITSVINSIAFQTNILALNAAVEAARAGEQGRGFAVVASEVRSLAQRSAQAAKEIEQLISESVSRVDSGSKLVENAGQTMNEVVRSITHVTDIMAEIASASDEQSKGISQVAVAVTEMDSVTQQNAALVEQASQAAVSLEEQASLLNNAVATFKLKDSVTSVGSRPAKSVSAPLLRPDTGRLSAKSAENWETF, from the coding sequence GTGCAGTTTTTAAAAAATATCACCATCAGGGCCGCTTTATTAACCATTCTTGGTATCTTTTGCGTCATGTGGGCATGCGTGTCCCTTTACACCGTTACCTCACTGGACACACTGACGCAAAATACCAAAAACAGTACTGAGCTGGTCAACAATATGGCGCTGATCAATAAAGGCAATGATCAGTACTTCCGTACCGTGACGCGCATGAGCCGCGCCGTCGCACAGCTTCAGGCCGATCCGTCAAAAGGCCCGGAAATTTTTGATAGCGCAAAACAATCACTCAACGGGCTGACGCAGGCGCTGGCCAGCTTTAAAGCGGCACCGCATCCGGGGCTGGAAGATGCTTCCGTGCAGGAATTAATCACCAGCTGGGAAAATCTGATCACGCAGGGCGTCACGCCATTGTTTGACGCAGCCCGCAGCAACAACATGGAATCCTATAACCAACTGACCAATTCCACCGTGCCTGCGCTGAGCCGCAGCTTTGGCTCATCGATGGAAAAAGTCAGCGGTCAGATCGCTGTCGATTTTGATGCGGCGCAACGGCAATCTACCCATCTGACCTCATTCAGCAAAGTGATTCTGCTGACGGCATTTGGTATCGGGCTGGTGATTTTATTGCTGACTGATCGCTATCTGGTGATGGCGCTGGTGAAACCGCTGGATAAAATCCGCGATCACTTCGCGGTGATCGCCAGCGGCGATCTGACGCTTTATCTGGATGAGTTCGGTAAAAACTGCGCCGGTAAGCTGATTCCGTTGCTGAACGAGATGCAGTCGAGCCTGGTTAATACCGTTCAGACCATCCGCAACTGCACCAATCACATCTATCAGGGCGCGTCAGAAATTTCTGCCGGGAACAACGATTTATCTTCCCGTACGGAAGAACAGGCGTCTGCCCTGGAAGAAACCGCTGCCAGCATGGAACAACTGACGGCTACCGTGAAACACAATGCCGATAACGCGCATCACGCCAGCCAGCTGGTCATGGAAGCTTCTACCACCGCACAGAAGGGCGGCAACATCGTCGCGGACGTGGTCAGCACCATGAAAGATATCTCCGGCAGCTCAAAGAAAATTGCTGAAATCACTTCCGTGATTAACAGTATCGCTTTCCAGACCAACATTTTGGCGCTGAACGCCGCAGTAGAAGCGGCACGTGCGGGCGAACAGGGGCGTGGTTTTGCCGTGGTGGCCAGCGAAGTGCGCAGTCTGGCACAACGCAGTGCGCAGGCAGCGAAAGAAATCGAGCAACTCATCAGCGAATCAGTTTCCCGCGTTGACAGCGGTTCGAAACTGGTTGAAAACGCCGGTCAGACGATGAATGAAGTGGTGCGCTCAATTACGCATGTCACCGACATCATGGCGGAAATCGCCTCTGCCTCCGATGAGCAAAGCAAAGGGATCAGTCAGGTGGCTGTCGCTGTCACAGAAATGGACAGCGTCACACAGCAGAACGCCGCATTGGTAGAACAGGCGTCGCAGGCTGCGGTATCGCTGGAAGAACAGGCTTCATTGCTCAACAACGCCGTCGCCACCTTCAAGCTGAAAGACAGTGTGACCAGCGTCGGTTCACGTCCGGCGAAGTCGGTTTCGGCGCCATTATTGCGTCCGGATACCGGCAGGCTTTCGGCGAAAAGTGCAGAAAACTGGGAAACGTTCTGA
- the chiQ gene encoding ChiQ/YbfN family lipoprotein — MNKLLMIVVSAVLLAGCAPTTDQVQISQTREDYRTCINTSEGNPDKLASCQVLLNKLKQEKAHQQFAEQETVRVVDYQRCLTARKTGNGQAYAADCGKIWQEISANNSPQP; from the coding sequence ATGAATAAATTACTGATGATCGTGGTTTCGGCTGTTCTGCTGGCCGGTTGTGCGCCAACCACCGATCAGGTACAAATATCCCAAACGCGGGAAGATTATCGTACCTGTATCAATACGTCGGAAGGTAATCCGGACAAACTGGCTTCCTGTCAGGTGTTACTGAATAAACTGAAACAGGAAAAGGCCCACCAGCAATTTGCGGAACAGGAAACGGTGCGTGTGGTGGATTACCAGCGCTGTCTGACGGCGCGTAAAACCGGTAATGGTCAGGCGTATGCAGCAGATTGCGGAAAGATATGGCAGGAAATCAGCGCCAATAATTCTCCGCAACCGTGA
- the seqA gene encoding replication initiation negative regulator SeqA: protein MKTIEVDEELYRYIASHTQAIGESASDILRRMLKFTAGQTAPAAPVNTTVIAGTVAQEKPAAAAAPTSRDKVRAVRELLLSDEYAEQTKAVNRFMLILSTLYTLNPKEFATATDSLTGRTRTYFAGDQQTLLQNGIHTKPKHVPGTPYWVITNTNTGRKRSMIEHIMQFMQFPAELTDKVCGTL from the coding sequence ATGAAAACTATTGAGGTTGACGAAGAACTCTACCGCTACATTGCCAGCCACACGCAAGCAATCGGTGAAAGTGCGTCTGATATTTTACGCCGTATGTTGAAGTTTACTGCCGGTCAGACCGCTCCTGCCGCCCCAGTGAACACTACTGTTATCGCCGGAACTGTCGCGCAGGAAAAACCTGCCGCCGCTGCCGCACCGACGTCGCGTGATAAAGTCCGCGCCGTTCGTGAACTGCTGCTGTCCGACGAATACGCAGAACAGACTAAAGCGGTTAACCGTTTTATGCTGATCCTCTCGACCTTGTATACCCTGAACCCTAAAGAATTTGCGACGGCGACCGACTCTCTGACCGGGCGCACGCGGACTTATTTTGCCGGTGACCAGCAGACCTTGCTGCAAAACGGCATTCATACCAAGCCTAAACACGTTCCCGGAACGCCGTATTGGGTTATTACGAATACCAACACAGGTCGCAAACGCAGCATGATTGAACACATCATGCAGTTCATGCAGTTCCCGGCGGAACTGACTGATAAAGTATGCGGCACCCTCTAA
- the fldA gene encoding flavodoxin FldA, translating to MAVVGIFFGSDTGNTENIAKMIQKQLGKDVAEVHDIAKSSKEDLEKFDILLIGIPTWYYGEAQCDWDDFFPTLEEIDFEGKLVALFGCGDQEDYAEYFCDALGTVRDIIEPRGAVIVGHWPTEGYHFEASKGLADDKHFIGLAIDEDRQPELTSERVDAWVKQITEELSLSEIIG from the coding sequence ATGGCCGTTGTAGGTATCTTCTTTGGATCCGATACAGGTAACACCGAAAACATCGCAAAAATGATCCAGAAGCAATTGGGTAAAGATGTTGCAGAGGTGCATGACATTGCGAAGAGCAGCAAAGAGGATCTGGAAAAATTCGATATTTTGCTAATCGGTATTCCAACCTGGTATTACGGTGAAGCGCAGTGTGACTGGGACGACTTTTTCCCAACGCTGGAAGAGATAGATTTCGAAGGTAAGCTGGTTGCACTGTTTGGCTGCGGTGATCAGGAAGACTACGCCGAATATTTCTGCGACGCGCTGGGCACCGTGCGCGATATCATTGAACCACGCGGCGCAGTGATTGTCGGACACTGGCCTACCGAAGGTTACCACTTCGAAGCCTCTAAAGGCCTGGCTGATGATAAGCACTTCATCGGACTGGCAATTGACGAAGATCGTCAGCCGGAACTGACCAGCGAACGCGTTGATGCCTGGGTGAAGCAGATCACAGAAGAACTCAGCCTTTCTGAAATTATTGGCTAA
- the glnS gene encoding glutamine--tRNA ligase, which translates to MSEAEARPTNFIRQIIDEDLATGKHNTVHTRFPPEPNGYLHIGHAKSICLNFGIAQDYQGQCNLRFDDTNPAKEDIEFVESIKRDVQWLGFDWSGDIHYSSDYFDQLHAYALELINKGLAYVDELSPDQIREYRGSLTSPGKNSPYRDRTVEENIALFEKMRNGEFAEGAACLRAKIDMASPFFVMRDPVLYRIKFAEHHQTGKKWCIYPMYDFTHCISDALEGITHSLCTLEFQDNRRLYDWVLDNISIPCHPRQYEFSRLNLEYSIMSKRKLNLLVTDKIVEGWDDPRMPTVSGLRRRGYTAASIREFCRRIGVTKQDNNVEMMALESCIRDDLNENAPRAMAVINPVKVIIENFTGDDVQMVKMPNHPNKPEMGTREVPFTREIYIDQADFREEANKQYKRLVLGKEVRLRNAYVIKAERIEKDGEGNITTIFCSYDIDTLSKDPADGRKVKGVIHWVSASEGKPAEFRLYDRLFSVANPGQADDFLTTINPESLVIAHGFVEPSLVAAQAEISLQFEREGYFCADSRYSSAEHLVFNRTVGLRDTWESKPVA; encoded by the coding sequence ATGAGTGAGGCTGAAGCCCGCCCAACAAATTTTATCCGTCAGATTATTGATGAGGATCTGGCGACCGGGAAACACAATACTGTTCACACCCGTTTCCCGCCTGAGCCTAATGGCTATCTGCATATCGGTCATGCGAAATCCATCTGCCTGAATTTCGGCATTGCGCAAGACTATCAGGGGCAGTGCAATCTGCGTTTTGACGATACTAACCCGGCAAAAGAAGACATCGAATTCGTTGAGTCGATCAAACGCGACGTCCAGTGGTTAGGTTTCGACTGGAGCGGCGATATTCATTATTCCTCGGACTACTTTGATCAGTTGCATGCTTACGCGCTGGAACTGATCAACAAAGGTCTGGCGTATGTTGATGAATTGTCTCCTGACCAGATCCGTGAATATCGCGGTTCACTGACGTCGCCGGGTAAAAACAGCCCGTACCGCGATCGTACCGTGGAAGAGAACATTGCGCTGTTTGAAAAAATGCGTAACGGTGAGTTCGCCGAAGGCGCGGCGTGTCTGCGTGCAAAAATCGATATGGCCTCGCCATTCTTCGTGATGCGTGATCCGGTTCTGTACCGTATTAAGTTCGCAGAACACCACCAGACCGGTAAAAAATGGTGCATCTACCCGATGTACGATTTCACCCACTGCATTTCCGATGCGCTGGAAGGGATCACCCATTCGCTGTGTACGCTGGAATTCCAGGACAACCGTCGTCTGTACGACTGGGTTCTGGATAACATTTCTATTCCATGCCATCCGCGTCAGTACGAATTCTCCCGTCTGAATCTCGAATACTCCATCATGTCCAAGCGTAAGCTGAACCTGCTGGTGACGGATAAGATTGTTGAAGGCTGGGACGATCCGCGTATGCCGACGGTTTCAGGTCTTCGCCGCCGGGGGTATACCGCGGCTTCTATCCGTGAATTCTGCCGTCGCATCGGCGTTACCAAGCAGGATAACAACGTCGAAATGATGGCGCTCGAATCCTGCATCCGTGACGATCTGAACGAGAACGCACCGCGCGCCATGGCGGTTATCAATCCGGTTAAAGTGATTATTGAAAACTTTACCGGTGATGATGTGCAGATGGTGAAGATGCCGAACCATCCGAATAAACCGGAAATGGGTACCCGCGAAGTGCCGTTCACCCGTGAGATTTACATTGATCAGGCGGATTTCCGTGAAGAAGCCAACAAGCAGTACAAGCGTCTGGTGTTGGGCAAAGAAGTGCGTTTGCGTAATGCCTACGTGATCAAAGCGGAACGTATCGAGAAAGACGGAGAGGGGAATATCACCACGATCTTCTGTTCATACGATATTGACACGCTGAGTAAAGATCCTGCTGATGGCCGCAAGGTGAAAGGCGTGATCCACTGGGTTTCCGCTTCAGAAGGTAAACCGGCTGAGTTCCGCCTGTATGACCGCCTGTTCAGTGTTGCAAATCCGGGGCAGGCAGACGATTTCCTGACCACCATCAATCCGGAATCTCTGGTGATTGCGCACGGTTTTGTCGAACCGTCCCTGGTGGCTGCTCAGGCTGAAATCAGCCTGCAGTTCGAGCGTGAAGGCTACTTCTGTGCTGACAGCCGCTATTCCAGCGCGGAACATCTGGTGTTCAACAGGACCGTTGGCCTGCGCGATACGTGGGAAAGCAAACCGGTCGCATAA
- the ybfE gene encoding LexA regulated protein — MAKEQLDRTTIDLFADDRRPGRPKTNPLSRDEQLRINKRNQLRRDKASGLRRVELKINADAVDMLNKLAEERNISRSELIEEMLLSHLNGHEG, encoded by the coding sequence ATGGCAAAAGAACAACTGGATCGCACGACGATTGATCTGTTCGCAGATGACCGCCGTCCGGGGCGTCCAAAAACAAATCCGCTATCCCGTGATGAACAGCTCAGGATCAATAAGCGCAACCAGTTACGCCGTGATAAAGCGAGCGGCCTGCGTCGTGTGGAGCTGAAAATAAACGCCGATGCTGTTGATATGCTCAATAAGCTGGCAGAAGAACGCAATATCAGTCGTAGCGAATTGATTGAAGAGATGCTGCTCTCACATCTTAACGGTCATGAAGGTTGA
- the nagE gene encoding N-acetylglucosamine-specific PTS transporter subunit IIBC, which translates to MNILSYLQKIGRALMVPVATLPAAAILMGVGYWIDPVGWGGDNALAAFFIKSGSAIIENMSVLFAIGVAYGMSKDKDGAAALTGFVGFLVLTTLCSPAAVSMIQKIPLDQVPTAFGKINNQFVGILVGIISAELYNRFSHVELPKALSFFSGRRLVPILTSFLMIIVAFILMYIWPLIFNALVTFGEHIQQLGSAGAGIYAFFNRLLIPVGLHHALNSVFWFDVAGINDIPNFLGGQESIQSGKGVVGITGRYQAGFFPIMMFGLPGAALAIYHCARPENKAKVAGLMLAAAFASFFTGITEPLEFSFMFVAPVLYVIHAVLTGISVFIAASMHWIAGFGFSAGLVDMVLSSRNPLATHWYMLIPQGLVFFVIYYVVFRFTIQKFNLLTPGRELAVAGDEADGYDVDVETAGNKGDETVALARRYISAIGGSDNLTGIDACITRLRLNVKDSALVNDGLAKRLGASGVIRLNKQSVQVIVGTRAEIIAGAMRTALNAGPIAAATATPAAPVSEVKPQANSVKAVVETLVSPVTGDIVALDQVPDEAFASKAVGDGVAIRPTDKIVVSPAAGTVVKIFNTNHAFCLETTSGAEIVVHMGIDTVALNGQGFTRLVEEGATVTAGQPVLELDLDYLNANARSMISPVVVSNIDDYTGVTSLASGSVVAGQTKLFDIQGK; encoded by the coding sequence TTGAATATATTGAGTTATCTACAAAAGATTGGCCGGGCATTAATGGTGCCTGTTGCTACGTTACCGGCCGCCGCCATCCTCATGGGCGTCGGCTACTGGATCGACCCTGTGGGCTGGGGTGGAGACAATGCGCTGGCGGCATTTTTCATTAAATCTGGCTCCGCCATCATTGAAAACATGTCCGTACTGTTTGCGATCGGTGTGGCGTATGGCATGTCCAAAGACAAAGACGGTGCAGCGGCACTGACTGGTTTTGTCGGTTTCCTGGTTCTTACCACGCTGTGTTCGCCTGCAGCCGTGTCAATGATTCAGAAGATCCCGTTAGACCAGGTGCCGACGGCGTTTGGTAAAATCAATAACCAGTTCGTGGGTATCTTGGTCGGTATCATTTCTGCTGAGTTATACAACCGCTTCAGCCATGTCGAGTTGCCGAAAGCGCTGTCATTCTTCAGCGGTCGTCGTCTGGTTCCGATCCTCACTTCTTTCCTGATGATCATCGTTGCCTTCATCCTGATGTATATATGGCCTCTGATTTTCAACGCTCTGGTGACCTTCGGTGAGCATATCCAGCAACTGGGTTCTGCCGGTGCGGGGATCTACGCCTTCTTCAACCGTTTACTGATCCCGGTCGGCCTGCATCATGCACTGAACTCCGTGTTCTGGTTTGATGTTGCAGGCATTAACGATATTCCTAACTTCCTCGGTGGTCAGGAATCTATCCAGTCAGGTAAAGGGGTGGTGGGTATCACCGGTCGTTATCAGGCGGGCTTCTTCCCGATCATGATGTTCGGTCTTCCGGGCGCTGCACTGGCGATTTACCACTGCGCACGTCCTGAAAACAAAGCAAAAGTTGCCGGTCTCATGCTGGCTGCTGCTTTTGCTTCCTTCTTTACCGGTATTACCGAACCGCTGGAGTTCTCCTTCATGTTCGTTGCACCGGTGCTGTATGTGATCCACGCCGTCCTGACCGGTATTTCGGTCTTTATCGCAGCAAGCATGCACTGGATTGCCGGTTTCGGTTTCAGCGCAGGTTTGGTGGATATGGTGCTGTCTTCCCGTAACCCGCTGGCGACTCACTGGTACATGCTGATCCCGCAGGGTCTGGTGTTCTTCGTGATTTACTATGTGGTGTTCCGTTTCACCATCCAGAAATTCAACCTGCTGACCCCGGGTCGTGAACTGGCAGTGGCCGGTGACGAAGCTGACGGTTACGACGTTGATGTGGAAACTGCTGGCAACAAAGGTGATGAAACCGTTGCTCTGGCACGTCGTTATATCAGTGCTATTGGTGGTTCAGACAACCTGACCGGCATTGATGCCTGTATTACCCGTCTGCGTCTGAACGTGAAAGACTCAGCACTGGTCAACGACGGACTGGCGAAACGTCTGGGTGCTTCAGGGGTTATCCGCCTGAATAAACAAAGCGTGCAGGTGATTGTCGGTACCCGTGCCGAAATCATTGCCGGCGCAATGCGTACCGCACTGAATGCTGGCCCGATTGCTGCGGCTACCGCAACACCGGCTGCGCCAGTGTCTGAAGTCAAACCTCAGGCAAACAGCGTGAAAGCCGTAGTGGAAACTCTGGTGTCTCCGGTTACCGGTGACATCGTGGCGCTGGATCAGGTGCCTGATGAAGCCTTTGCCAGCAAAGCGGTGGGTGATGGTGTCGCCATCCGGCCTACCGATAAAATTGTTGTGTCGCCAGCGGCGGGCACTGTGGTGAAAATCTTCAATACCAATCATGCGTTCTGCCTGGAAACCACTTCCGGTGCTGAAATCGTGGTGCATATGGGGATTGATACCGTTGCGCTGAACGGTCAGGGCTTTACCCGCCTGGTCGAAGAAGGGGCAACCGTCACTGCCGGTCAGCCAGTGCTGGAACTGGATCTGGATTACCTGAACGCCAACGCGCGCTCAATGATCAGCCCGGTCGTCGTCAGCAATATTGATGATTATACCGGTGTGACGTCACTGGCCAGCGGTTCTGTGGTAGCCGGTCAGACCAAACTGTTCGACATCCAGGGCAAATAA
- the ybfF gene encoding esterase, with protein sequence MNFAMKLHYRLQGSEVAGSSALPVLLIHGLFGTLDNLGILARDLRQQHNVLQVDLRNHGQSGRSDDMSYAAMAQDLVETLDAVGFPKIIVIGHSMGGKTAMALTALIPDRIEKLVAIDVAPVDYHVRRHDEIFAAINAVTDAGLRDRTSATDCMRKYIKEDGVIQFLLKSFRQGEWLFNVPVLLSEYETITGWEDVPPWDLPALFIRGGLSPYVQDEYRDAIARQFPQAKAHVVAGAGHWVHAEKPDAVLRAVHRFIDAA encoded by the coding sequence ATGAACTTCGCTATGAAATTACATTATCGCCTGCAGGGATCTGAAGTCGCTGGCAGCAGTGCACTGCCGGTTTTGCTCATCCACGGATTGTTCGGCACCCTTGATAATCTGGGCATTCTGGCCCGTGACCTGAGACAACAGCATAACGTGTTACAGGTGGATTTGCGTAATCACGGCCAGTCCGGACGTTCTGATGACATGTCTTACGCCGCCATGGCGCAGGATTTAGTGGAAACACTGGATGCTGTTGGTTTCCCAAAAATCATTGTTATTGGCCATTCAATGGGCGGAAAAACGGCGATGGCGCTGACGGCGCTGATCCCCGATCGCATCGAAAAGCTGGTCGCCATTGATGTCGCCCCGGTGGATTATCATGTGCGTCGTCATGATGAGATTTTCGCGGCCATTAACGCCGTGACCGACGCAGGGCTTCGTGACCGCACATCTGCCACCGACTGTATGCGCAAGTATATAAAGGAAGACGGTGTGATCCAGTTCCTGCTCAAATCATTCCGCCAGGGCGAATGGCTCTTCAACGTGCCCGTGCTGCTCAGTGAATACGAAACCATTACCGGCTGGGAAGACGTGCCGCCGTGGGATCTTCCGGCATTGTTTATCCGTGGCGGGTTGTCGCCGTATGTGCAGGATGAATATCGCGACGCAATTGCCCGCCAGTTCCCGCAGGCCAAAGCGCATGTGGTGGCGGGAGCCGGTCATTGGGTACATGCGGAAAAACCCGATGCGGTACTGCGCGCTGTGCACCGTTTCATCGATGCGGCCTGA
- the nagB gene encoding glucosamine-6-phosphate deaminase, whose translation MRLIPLNTPTEVGKWAARHIVERINAFKPTADRPFVLGLPTGGTPLEAYKHLIAMHKAGQVSFKNVVTFNMDEYVGLPQEHPESYHTFMYQNFFDHVDIPRENINLLNGNAPDVNEECRQYEAKIKSYGKIHLFMGGVGNDGHIAFNEPASSLASRTRIKTLTHETRIANSRFFDNDVSQVPKYALTVGVGTLLDAEEVMILVTGHAKAQALEAAVEGNINHMWTISCLQLHAKAVMVCDEPSTMELKVKTVKYFRELEAENMKNL comes from the coding sequence ATGAGACTTATTCCCTTAAACACCCCCACTGAAGTAGGCAAATGGGCTGCACGTCATATCGTTGAACGCATCAATGCGTTTAAACCCACTGCTGACCGTCCGTTTGTATTGGGCTTACCCACCGGTGGTACGCCGCTCGAAGCTTACAAACATTTAATCGCCATGCATAAAGCAGGCCAGGTTAGCTTTAAAAACGTAGTGACCTTCAACATGGACGAATATGTCGGTCTGCCACAGGAACACCCTGAGAGCTACCATACGTTTATGTACCAAAACTTCTTTGATCACGTTGATATTCCACGCGAAAACATCAATCTTCTGAATGGTAATGCACCAGACGTCAACGAAGAATGCCGCCAGTACGAGGCGAAAATTAAGTCATACGGCAAGATTCACCTGTTTATGGGTGGTGTGGGTAATGACGGTCATATCGCATTCAACGAACCGGCCTCTTCTCTGGCTTCCCGTACCCGTATCAAAACCCTGACGCATGAAACCCGTATCGCGAACTCACGTTTCTTCGACAACGATGTCTCACAGGTGCCAAAATACGCCCTGACCGTTGGCGTAGGCACGCTGCTGGATGCGGAAGAAGTGATGATTCTGGTGACTGGCCATGCCAAAGCGCAGGCACTGGAAGCGGCTGTTGAAGGTAATATCAACCACATGTGGACCATCAGTTGCCTGCAATTGCACGCGAAAGCCGTTATGGTATGTGACGAGCCGTCCACCATGGAACTGAAAGTCAAAACTGTTAAATATTTCCGCGAGTTAGAAGCGGAAAATATGAAAAACCTTTAA
- the chiP gene encoding chitoporin ChiP, producing MYSLAGTLLGGGMMFSPEAQAAGFIDDSTLTGGVYYWQRERDRKDMDPTSNSYKDYTTNLSHSTANLNLDFSSGYAWDIFGVDIAAFTAIEMAESSESGHPNEIAFSNSNRAYDEDYSGDKSGVSLYKAAGKFKYGGFWGHAGYIQPTGQTLIAPHWSFMPGTYRGAEAGYKHDFGEPGELSFSYMWADEYKSPWHLEMDDFRQNDQKTGVSYIHSLGAKYDFKNDFVLEGAFGQAESYVDQYFAKASYKMDLLGNPLTTSYQFYGAEDRISDKNDPNSLYDGLAWLQALTFGYTTGQFNWRLEGTMVKAEGNQGYFLQRMTPTYSSSNGRLDVWWDNRSDFNANGEKALYAGVLYDLAKWDLPGLAFGGSYVYAWDAKPSTNAAYDQSQRLKESAWSLDALYTLQEGRAKGTLFKLHYTQYDNHSDIPSWGGGYGNIFQDEKDVKFIVIAPFTIF from the coding sequence ATGTATTCTCTCGCCGGCACCTTACTGGGTGGCGGAATGATGTTTTCACCAGAGGCCCAGGCGGCCGGTTTTATTGATGATTCAACGCTGACGGGGGGCGTGTATTACTGGCAGCGTGAACGTGACCGCAAGGATATGGATCCGACAAGTAACAGCTACAAAGACTATACAACCAACCTTTCGCATTCTACCGCTAACCTGAATCTCGATTTTTCTTCCGGGTATGCCTGGGACATTTTTGGTGTTGATATCGCGGCCTTTACGGCGATTGAAATGGCCGAGAGCAGCGAGAGCGGACATCCCAACGAAATCGCTTTTTCCAACAGCAACCGCGCTTACGACGAAGATTACTCGGGTGATAAAAGCGGGGTCAGCCTTTATAAGGCCGCCGGTAAATTCAAATACGGCGGATTCTGGGGGCACGCGGGCTATATTCAGCCTACCGGACAGACACTGATCGCGCCGCACTGGAGCTTTATGCCGGGTACCTATCGCGGTGCAGAAGCCGGTTATAAACACGATTTCGGTGAGCCGGGTGAGCTGAGTTTCTCCTATATGTGGGCTGACGAATATAAATCGCCGTGGCATCTGGAAATGGATGATTTCCGCCAGAATGACCAGAAAACCGGCGTTTCTTATATTCACTCGCTCGGGGCAAAATATGATTTTAAAAATGACTTCGTGCTGGAAGGCGCATTTGGCCAGGCGGAAAGTTATGTCGATCAGTATTTTGCTAAAGCCTCGTACAAAATGGATCTGCTGGGCAATCCGCTGACCACCAGCTATCAGTTCTATGGCGCAGAAGACCGTATCAGTGATAAGAACGATCCGAACAGTTTGTACGATGGTCTGGCATGGTTGCAGGCGCTGACCTTCGGCTATACCACCGGTCAGTTTAACTGGCGACTGGAAGGGACAATGGTCAAAGCGGAAGGGAATCAGGGTTACTTCCTGCAGCGCATGACCCCGACTTATTCTTCCTCAAATGGCCGTCTTGATGTGTGGTGGGACAACCGCTCGGACTTCAACGCCAACGGGGAAAAAGCACTGTATGCAGGCGTATTGTATGACCTGGCGAAATGGGATTTACCGGGTTTGGCATTCGGTGGCTCATATGTTTATGCGTGGGATGCCAAACCGAGTACCAACGCTGCTTACGACCAGAGCCAGCGCCTGAAAGAAAGCGCCTGGAGCCTGGATGCGCTGTACACCCTTCAGGAAGGTCGCGCGAAAGGTACGTTATTCAAACTGCATTACACCCAGTACGACAACCATTCGGATATTCCGAGCTGGGGCGGCGGGTACGGCAATATCTTCCAGGATGAAAAAGACGTGAAATTCATCGTTATCGCTCCATTCACTATTTTCTGA
- the fur gene encoding ferric iron uptake transcriptional regulator, with amino-acid sequence MTDNNTALKKAGLKVTLPRLKILEVLQAPEGHHVSAEDLYKQLIDMGEEIGLATVYRVLNQFDDAGIVTRHNFEGGKSVFELTQQHHHDHLICLDCGRVIEFRDEYIEGRQREIAKKHGIKLTNHSLYLYGHCEAGDCREDESLHNDKPAH; translated from the coding sequence ATGACTGACAACAACACCGCACTGAAGAAAGCTGGCTTAAAAGTCACGCTTCCGCGCCTCAAAATCCTGGAAGTGCTGCAAGCGCCGGAAGGTCATCACGTTAGTGCGGAAGATCTTTACAAGCAACTGATTGATATGGGTGAAGAAATCGGTCTGGCGACGGTCTACCGTGTCCTGAACCAGTTCGACGATGCCGGTATCGTTACGCGTCATAATTTCGAAGGCGGCAAGTCCGTATTCGAACTGACTCAGCAACATCACCACGATCACCTGATCTGCCTCGATTGCGGACGTGTGATCGAATTCCGTGACGAGTACATTGAAGGCCGTCAGCGTGAGATTGCTAAAAAACACGGTATCAAGCTCACCAACCACAGTTTGTACCTGTACGGCCACTGTGAAGCAGGCGATTGCCGCGAAGATGAATCTTTGCACAACGATAAACCTGCGCATTAA